The genomic stretch CGTTTATCGAGGGAAGGATCCAGGAACTGAAAACAAAGATTGCCCTCGCAGATGTGATAGATCCCGCACGGATTTCGCAGAACAAGATTGCATTCGGTGCAAGGGTCAGGGTGCTTGACCTTGCCAGTGACGAAGAGAAGGAATTCATGCTCGTCGGGCCTGATGAGGCCGATGCAAAAAACGGAAAGATATCGATCAGTTCGCCGGTCGGCAAAGCCCTCCTGAATAAGGAGATAGGTGACGTGGCGGTAATCAAGGCACCTGCAAGAACAATGGAGTATGAAGTCTTAGAGATAAGCTTTGAATAGATATTTCAAGGCAAAGATACGAGAAAACCTTCCATTAAACAACAGCAATAACCTTCTTATCACAGAACCCCTCGATCCGGTTACTGAACCCAAACCGGGTCAATTCTACATGATTACCGTCGGCAATTCGTATGATCCGCTGCTGAAAAGACCCTTCAGCTATCTGCGCACCACGCCCGATACCATACAGTTTCTTTTTACTGTGCGGGGCAGGGGAACCGCACTCATGAAGGCGCTCAGGAAAGGCAGCGTGGTGGACATCATCGGTCCCCTCGGGACCGGATACCCTTTGCCGGGCACACGCTGCACCCCCGTGGTAGTTGCGGGAGGAACTGGCATTATCTCACTGTTTTCCCTCATCGAAACCCTTACACGCAGGTTTCATGTACTATACGGTGCGAAGAACAGGGATGACCTTCTGCTTCTCCATGAACTGGAAAGACTGGGTAACAAGCTTGTTGTCTGCACAGACGACTGTTCATTCGGAAAAGAGGGCATGGTCGATGCAGTGTTGCGCGAATTGCTTGCAGACCATGAATCCCTCAGCACTTCCTGCACCTTATATGCCTGCGGTCCGAAGCCGATGCTGAAAGCGGTGTCGGGGATTGCGGCTGAACGGGGACTCAGGGGCTATATGTCTCTGGAAGAGAACATGGCCTGCGGGTTCGGCGCATGCCTCGGGTGTGCAGTGAAGACCATACGCGGATATCAAAGGGTATGCAGGGAGGGGCCGGTTTTTCCGATACGGGATATTGTATGGGAACAGGACTATTGAATATGACAGGCCGGGACAGGAAAATAACATTCGGGAACTCAGGCATATACTGTTTTGAGACTGCGGAGTGGCAATGGACTTAACCGTTCACATCGGCAGGTTACCCCTGAAAAACCCGGTGATGACCGCATCGGGAACGTTCGGGTATGGAGAGGAATACGCGGAGTTTGTAGACCTGAACCTTCTGGGTGCAGTCGTGGTGAAGGGCATCTCACTGAACCCCAAGGAAGGCAACCCTTCTCCCCGCATATGCGAAACACCCTGCGGCATGATGAACGCGATTGGGCTTCAGAATGTCGGGCTGAAAAAATTCCTGAAAGAGAAGCTCCCGTATCTCAGGCAGTTCGATACCCGGGTCGTCGTGAATATCCTCGGGAATACCATACAGGAGTATGTCAGACTCGCAAAGGCGCTCGACGGGGCAGGCGTTGACGCCATCGAACTGAATGTATCATGCCCGAATGTGAAAAAAGGTGGCATACTGTTCGGGACCGACCTCCGGGCGCTTGCGCGGCTTGTCACGCGCGTGAAGCAGTCTGTCAGCAGCACAGTCCTCATCACCAAACTGTCGCCGAATGTTTCAAGCATTCCCGGTTTTGCGAAAGCGGCAGAAGACGCAGGCAGCGATGCCCTTTCACTGATCAACACCATCCCTGCAATGGCCATAAACATCGAAACCTGGAAGCCGAAACTCGCGAATGTCACCGGAGGTCTCTCCGGACCTGCAATCAGGCCGGTGGCAGTCCGGATGGTCTGGGAAGCATCACGCGCCGTCAGCATCCCCGTCATCGGGGTGGGCGGCATCATGCACGCGGATGATGCAATAGAATTCATGCTTGCCGGCGCTTCCGCCATTCAGATAGGGACAGGAAATTTCCTGAATCCCGGCGCTACCGCACAGGCCGTGTCAGGGATAGTGACATATCTGGAGAGAAAAGGTATTAGTAATATCAGAGAGATTATCGGCAGAGTCGATGGAACCGCGCCCCATAATAACACTGACGACTGATTTCAGCTCCAGGGAGCCCTTTGCAGGTATCATGAAAGGGGTGATCCTGAATATCAACCCGTCCGTCAGCATCATCGACATCACCCATGCAGTGAGCCCCCAGAATATTACTGAGGCGTCGTTCATCCTTGAGATGATATATGCTGCCTTTCCGTACAAAACTATCCACGTCGTGGTGGTAGACCCCGGCGTCGGGTCAGCGCGCAGACCTCTGCTCATCGCAACCGATCATCATTATTTCATAGGCCCTGACAACGGAGTATTCACCCGGATATACGGGTTAAGTGAACACTGCAAAGTCGTCCATATCACCGCAGAGCACTATTTTCTGCCGGAGAGGAGCAATACCTTTCATGGCAGGGACATATTTGCTCCTGTTGCGGGATGGTTTTCAAAAGGCATCGACATTTCGAGGTTCGGAGACGTCATCACTGATTTCGTCACGATACCGACGCCTGTTCCGGTAGACACCGCAGACGGCACCATCCGGGGCGAGATCATTTACATAGACTGCTTCGGCAATCTCATCACCAATATCCCCGCGGGAAAGATAAAAGGATTCCTCCGTAATCGTAAGGCTAAAGGGATAAGGATTCGTATCAGCGGCAGGGACGCCCCCTTCAAAAAATTTTACGCAGAGGCAGAAGACAACGTGCTGTGCGCACTCATAAACAGCTTCGGGTATCTCGAACTGTTCGTGAAAGGCGGGAACGCGTCTGCTGAATTTTCCCTCGGGACAGGCGATAAGGTTGAGGTAGTTCCGGCTTAGCCCCTCGGTTTTGCGAGTATCTCAAGCACCCTGAGCTCAAGAAAACGTTTGGAGGCAGCCGACCTGACAAGCATGACGGTATCAGCCCCCCACGCAGTCCCGGCAACCGCAAGAACTTCTTCTCCTTCAGGAACAAGTCCCGCATCGGCAGCCATCATCACAATCTCGCAGCATACCTTTGCCCCTTCACCGAACCTCCTGAGGGTATTGGCAACGATATGGGTCGGATACAGACCGCTGAACTTCGCAGAAAACGCGGTCTCGATCGAATGGGTAAGCATGGAACCGGTGAAGACCCTCGCGCCGAGAGATTCTATCCTTCTTCTCGCATCATCGGATATCTCGATGGTATTGGGGCTTTTGAACCCGGCGGAATGCGTTACTACCACAATTCCCACGCCTTTCTCACGAAACGCCTCGGCAAACATGATGCCGGTCTCGCCGGAGGTCGATGCGACAACGATATGGGCATAGCCGTACTCCTGCACAGCCCTCCGGGATATCTCAAGGCACGCGGCGGTGTTTTCCCTGCCGGGTTTTTCGAAATATGTCACCTTCCGTTCCATACTGATAATAATACCACAGACAGCCCCTCAGTATTCCTGCAGGTCAAACTGGTATAATAGTGCGCATGCTTGCCGTCGGCCTGACAGGTAACTATGGTATGGGTAAAAGCACCGTGCTCCCCATATTCCGGGAACTTGGCGCAGTTACCCTTGAGGCAGACGAGATTGTCAGGGAACTCCTGACGGAAAAGCATGTGCTGGCGAAAATCCGGGAACTCATGGGCAAGGATGTCTTTTACAGGAACGGCCGTCTGAACAGGAAAAAAGTCGCAAAGACAGTGTTTCAGGACGATTCGATGAGGCGGTCTCTTGAAGACATACTTCACCCGCTTGTATTTGACAAAATTGAGAGTTTTCTCGGCAGGATGTCCGGCAGGAGAAGGATTGCCGTTATTGAGGTGCCGCTGCTCTTTGAACGGGGCTACCAGGGAAGGTTCGACAGGACGGTTACCGTATATTCCCGGGTGGAGCAGGCATTGAGCCGTCTCGCAAAAGCGGGGGTGACACGGCAGGAAGCGCTCCAGAGACTCAGGGCGCAGCTTCCGGTTGAAGAAAAAATCAGACTGTCTGATTTTGCAATAGACAACAGCGGCACTTTGCAGGAAACAGCAAGGCAGGCAGAGAAAATATTTCACAAACTTGTGAGAGAGGATGCAGATGGACGTCATCATAGGCCTTGAGGCCTTCAAGAAAAATTATCCTGAGACTGTTCTTACCATCGGCAATTATGATGGAGTACATCTCGGCCATCAGAAAATCCTGGCACAGGTTATTCAGAAAGCCAAAGAGATTCAAGGGACATCCATCGTGATGACCTTTGATCCCCATCCGGTGAAGGTTCTCGCACCGGAAAGGGATATCAGGCTCCTCACCACATCCGAAGAAAAAACGAGACTGATAGAAGCAGCGGGAATCGATGTGCTGCTCTTCATCAACTTCAACAGGGAATTTGCCGGCATGCTTCCCGACGACTTCGTGCAGACTGTGCTCGTGGAAAAGCTGCGGGTCAGGGAGATCATCGTCGGAACGAATTATACGTTCGGCAAGCAGAAAAAGGGAACCATCGATTTATTGAGGAGAAGGGGTGAAAAGTACGGGTTCGAAGTGAAAGCTGTCAGGCAGGTAATGGTGCACGGAAATATCGTCAGCAGCAGTGCGATAAGGAACCTTCTCCTGAAAGGAGCTGTTGCGGAGGCAGCGAATTACCTCGGAAGGCCGTATTCAATCGAAGGCAAGGTGATAAAGGGAAAAGGGAGAGGCCAGAGCCTCCTGCACGTTCCCACCGCAAACATTACCTCCCCTGTTGAGATCGCTCCCCGGGAAGGCGTCTATGCAGTCAGAATCGGCATGAAGGGAAAGATGTATGACGGCGTCGCCAATATCGGCAAAAATCCGACATTCGGGAACCAGGAAGTCAGTTACGAGGTGCACATTTTCAATTTCTCCGGCAACCTTCTGGGCAGGGATCTCAGGATGTATTTCATCGACAGGATACGGGGCGAACGGGCTTTCCCCGACGTCGACAGGCTCGTGACGCAGATCAGGCAGGATATGGACACCGCAAGGGAAATCCTCGAACTCTAATATTATTTCATGATTTTATGGAGACAGATCTGCGAACAATTCTTCATACTACTTCCTGATCAGGGCAAGCGTACTGTAAATTTTAACACCCACGCCATCGAAATCCCTGTCATTGCTCCATATCGGACAAGAAAGTTTTAAAGCAAGACCAAGCAGGTGGACATCATCCCGATCTCTGCCACCGATCAGACGTTCAGCTTTCTTTAGGGCAGCCTTATAGAACTCAAGATCACAGACTGAAATAGGAAGTGAAGAAAGAGCCAAATAAAGGTCATCAAGAGGCAGTGAGCGTTTAGCAGCCAGTATGGGAATATATTTCTCGACTTCCTTAAAATTGAAAAGGGTTGTATAAAAAGAGATGTGGTCGGCTTCAAGAAATACAGCCCTCGCTCTTCCTCCGATTATGGCAGAGAGAATGGGATTAGCGTCTACGGCGAGTTTTTCTATGTCTTTCAAAATCCTCAAGAATCTCTTCCTCTTTTACATTTTGCGCCTGAAGCTTTTTCTTTATCGAATCAGTGAGGGCAAGAAAAATATCCTTTTTCAATTCAAAGGGAATCGATTCCAGGGGTGTCGGGAAGAAGATACCGGCAACCTCTCCTCGCCGCATTATAATCAGCGGCTCCTTGCTCTTTAGCGCTTTTGTTGCACTATCTCGAAACTCTTTGACCGAAAGTAATTTCATTGATGACCACCTCCATGACCATATTATAGCACATAGTTTTTTATGTGTGGTTTTGAATTGAAATTCTGTCGAAGACAGAAAGAACCCGAGCCTGTCAGGGAGTCGGTTATCCGGCGCTGAGTCTCTCCGTAATCCCCGCATTCACCGAACAGGAAGTAAATCCATGCTTTTAAGACGTCTGACTCTTCATTCCCCATGTCTGACACAACAGTAGCGCGGAAACACCACGAGCAAAAATGATTGCGCTCTTTTCGAGCCAAATATGACGACTCATATCAATAGTAAAAAATCAATAATCTTTTTTTGTTCTTTATAGATATTCCCTCTGCATCTGAATTTCGCTCTGAAGCAGCTAAAACTGAACCATCCCTCATTCATTTACATTAATACCGTACCCACCTCTTACACACCAGTTCCCCATGTTGTATTCATTGTTCTTAGTAACTGGCACGTCACCACCCCACGAATTAACCGCAATTGCCTTATTGGAGTCAACAAACCATGTGGTGGCAGACCAGTAAGTATGAGTTGTATTGGTAAAGGGATGTCCACATGGGAGGCTTTGCTCCACAAACGGGGCATTAGGACAATAGTCCAAGAGACTCTTTAATTCCTGAGCAGTAGGCAGGCGCCATCCCGCACGCCCTCCTGTAAATGCAGCATTACATGACCATTGACCACTGTACCAACTTAATTCGACATTCGCAGGGTTTCTTTGCCAAACCAGCCCCGTTTCTTTATCGAGGACAGCCGCATCATCAAGGACGCATTTGAAACGACTAGCCCAGATAATTCATAAATATTTTGAAAAAAGATAGCCAATAATCCTGAGAGCTTTGGTATCATTGAGTTTGCGAAGGCTCAAAACCAAAGAAAGGATGATTGGCTATATGACAGAGTGTATCACAAAACAGCTCACCTTTTCATTCGTAAAGAAACAAAAAATAACGGTAGATTTTGAGGGAGGGGAGATAACCTCTGATTCGGGATTATTGCTGGTAAGGCAAGCAGACAAAGCTTTGCAGTTGATAAGAGGAATGGCAAATAGTATTACAGACCGCAGAGACAACCGTTACACAGATCATGATCTTGAGACATTATTAAGGCAAAGGATATATCAGATCGTTGCCGGATATGAAGACTGTAACGATGCAAACCTCGTAAGGAAAGACCCGGCCCTGAAGACAGCCTGTGGGCGGAAGCCGAGTGATGAAGATCTTGGCTCACAGCCGACTTTATCCCGGTTTGAGAACTCAGTTACCCGCAACGATTTATACCGGATAGGAGACTATTTTGTTGATTTGTATATTTGCCGGAACCGGAAGAGAAAGCCAAAAAGGATTATTCTTGACCTTGACGGTACAGATGATCCGACATACGGTGATCAGCAACTGACTTTTTTCCATGGCTACTACGATCAATACATGTACCATCCACTGGTTATCTACGATGCTGACACCGGGGAACTGATCACAGCAGTACTGAGACCGGGGAACAAACATGCCAGTTATGGAGCAGTGTCGATCTTGAAGCGGATAATACCGAAACTGAAGGAGGCATTCCCGAAAGCAGAGATTGTTATTCGTGGGGATGCTGGATTTGCAATTCCCGATCTGTATGAGTATTGTGAATCCGAGAAACTCAAGTATGTTATAGGGCTAATCCGCAATGATGTTCTGGAGCGGATGATAGAAGCCCTTCTGAACAAAGCTCATGAACAATACACAGAAACAGGACAAAAGCAGAGGATGTTTCAAGAGGGATTGTATCAGGCTCAGAGTTGGCCAAAAGATCGGCGGGTAATCATGAAGGCCGAATGGCTGACACAGGGACCAAACAGTCGTTTTGTTGTAACCAATCTATCCTATGAGCCAAAAGAACTCTATGAGTTTTATACCGAGCGTGGCGGGACTTGTGAAGTACGGATTGACGAGTTTAAGAACGGCCTCAAGGCAGATCGGTTAAGTTGCCACCGCTTTGGTGCAAATCAGTTCAGACTCTTCCTGCACATGGCAGCATACTGGCTTGTTCTGAGACTCAGGGAAGCTCTTCAGAAGACAGAGTTTGCCTCAATGCAGATCCAACAGTTAAGGCTGAGACTTCTGAAGATTGGAGGCCAGGTAATACAAACAGCCAGAAGGGTTTGGTTTCGCTTGGCCAGTGGCTATCCCTGGAAGAACATTTTTGCATTGGCACATAACCGACTTGCTGCTGATACGACCTGAGCACTTCCTGGCGAAGAAATTACTGCAAAGAATCCCTCCGATGGTGAGGTGCGCTTAAAATTCAACCAAAAGTCCTGTCCCGGTAGATTTTTTTAGGTCAGAGCATAATGTGCATATGAAACTGCCTTGCTTTTGTCTTTGTTTCCCTTTTTGTAAATCAAAAAACGCTGAAAAGTCTCCTGCGTAGGAAATTTATGAATTAAGTGGGCTAGCCAGCTATTCCACGCTTCATAAATAATCTGGGCAAGGACTCATGCGGGGGTAATGAGGAGGAGCAAGGCAAAAAGAGCCATAAGTCGATGGCCAAGAGTGAGAGACAACGCCGAGCCCTGTCGCCATGATCACAGCACGTGAACAATCAGGGTTACACAATCTCCTCAAGTTTCAGATCATAGAGCAATACATCACCGGAAAATGTCCGCCTGAAATCCAGTGCAACCATGGAGTCTGAAACATTGCTTACCCGTGCAGCAATCAGACGGCCATCCGGCTTGAATATCTTCAGTCGCTGCCCCAGCTTGGGTTCCCAATCGGGGAACTTGTATCTCTCTATTTCCACTACTTTCCACGGAGGCTGGAAGGCCTTCTCAACCGGTATTTCTGTAGTTTTCGATTCTCCGGGGTTCATGCCGATGACAGCCTTCTCAACATTCTCAAGCACACTGCCCTCCCCCAACGTAAATTTCAACGGCTTATGATCTTTTGTTGAGACAAATACAGTTCCATCCTCCAGCTTTGCAGTACAATGCACCATAACGATGTCTCCCTTTTTTGCTTTGATCATCAATCCTCCTCTCTTTTTCCGGGCAGGCTATTTTCATTTTTCTGTTCCGGCATCCGTGAAGATTATATCTCCATGTACAGTGTGCAACCGGAGCTTCCCGTATTTATTTCCTTGATTCTCTGCATTTTTTATATGCATAGCTGATAGGGCATCTTCGGGAATTTCGTTTCTTTGAAGAGGTTTCGCAGGAAATATCTGTCAGAGGGGAACTGGACCGGGCATGTGCCGAAATACGCTATCCGCTATTTTTGCCGTTACACTTATGAGCAATCCGGGCCATGAGGAGTTCGAAAAAAGTGTGACAATGTATCATATGTTTCCCTGCCCGGACTTTCTCTGTCTGCGCCTGAAGAATGATTGCAGGTGTGGACAACTATCTTCCCGGATTACTGTCGGGGAATAAAAAACGATGGGGGAGAGATATCAAAACCCCAGAATTTCAGAAGGTCATTATGACACGTCTCATGAAAATAATTCACGCCTCTCTCTGTACTCACGTTATTCTCTGTATTCACTACTGTATCACCTAATATATGGTACGTATCCTTCCGGTCCTTCGGTCAATTATAATCAGATCAACACATGATCCTTTTATATTTACAATCTCTGCTTCGAAAAAATGATGACGCTCGCGTATCATGCCGATTTTTATTCCATTGCCGGCGATGAAGGTCTTTTCTATTATCTCTCTTGCCTCTGCGGGTGTTTTGACGATCCTTCTTGCCCCATACCATCCCCATCTGGGTCCGAACGGATGGTGTCCGTACACAGGCCTGCATTCGACTCTTCCCTGGTTAAACTGCTGCGCAAACGAAATATCTTCCGTCGTGACCAGGATACAAATCAGGATTATGAATGAGAAACTCGTTTTATACATATTTTTTTTGAAGGAGGGGGCCTCTGGCCCCCTCCATTTTTCGCGCACTGAATTCTGATACCTTTTTATTATACCCTTGACAGGCTTTCCATAACAACTCTGTCAACCGTTCCATTGAAGCAACCCTGCAGCTTCTGCCTCTTCCCGGGTATTTTCACAGTCATACTCGCAACCGCTGCCCGTTGATATCAGCATATACGGCAGGAAAGCCTTTTTGCCTGTCGCTGCAATGCGATCGACTCTCACCTCCTTTCATTCGATAATCCTCCTCTCTTTTATCTTTTATAGAAAGAATATCAAAGGATTATGAAGGTATCTCGAAGGGATTATGAAGAAGTTGTGAATTTTCCGCGTCATGAAGCACTGCTCTGCTTTCCTACGAGAGGCTATTGCTGGGTCAGCGGCAGATAAAGGGAGAATGAAGACCCTTTTCCATACACGCTCTGACACTCGATCCTTCCGCCGTGTGCCTCTGCGAGTTCCTTTGCTATGGTAAGTCCGAGACCCAGCCCACCCTCTAAAGTCTTATAGAATCTTTCAAACACAAACGGCATTTCTTCCTTTTTTATTCCGGAACCCGTGTCTGTGACCTCGATAAATCCCTCTCTCCCTTTCAGGCCAGCCCTTATCAATACAGTTCCTCCTTTTTCTGTTGCCTTCAGGGCATTCATTACGAGATTGATCATAATCTGGCTCAGCTTGTCAGGATCTGCATTGAAAGCAAGCGTATTTTCGCATTTCAATTCGAGTTGAACACCTTTATCGCTGAACATCCTCTTAAATCTCTCCTGAATATTCCCCAGAAAAGGTTTGACGGCAAAAGTTTGCCTCCTCAGTTCAAGAGCGCTCGCCTGCGCCGATGAAAGCTCTTCCAGACCTTCAATGATCTTCTTAAGACGATTATTCTCTTCGTGCAGGGAAAGCAACCGCTCCCTGTCCACCTTTATCAGACCGTCTATCATTCCCTCGAGTTCTCCCTGAATCGCACTCAGCGGGGTTCTGAGTTCATGGGCGATGTTTGAAGTAAGCTTTTTTCTCAGGGATTCCTGCATTTCGAGATTCGCTGCCATCACATTGAATGCCTCTGCAAGTCTGCCGATCTCATCGTTTCCCCGCACAAAAACCCTGCGTTTGATATGCCCTTCAGAGATATCTTTTGCAGCTGCAGTCAGCTGTTGAATGGGATCAGTCAGCTTCTTTGAGAAAACAAGGCCGAGAATTATCGAGAGCCCTCCGATGATGAAGAGTGAATACAGGAGGAATCTGTTTGATCTCATCAGGAAAATCGTCTCCTTACCCTGTCCGACATCAGAGGGAACCTGCTTGATATCGAGCTGCCCTATGCTCTTTCCCCCAAGAAACAAGGGGTAACTGGTATATTCCCTGTCATCAGATGGATTATTCTCATGAGAATACCCTGAGACTGCCATGATTCTTCTCTTCATCATGGGGGACATGGATTCGACGGCAGATTGGGTATTGATCATTTCCTTATTCCCGCTGTCAAATATCCTGATTTTGTAACCGAGCAGTACTGCCCACACGGCTTTCTCCCTCAGGGATTCGGTATTCCATCCGGAGTGTTGCTCATATGAGCCTTCTATGGCCGCCATGATCCGGTATATCCTGTCTTCTGTTTTGCCTTCGAGATATTCTTCGAAATCCTCAATGATCATTTCGCGCAGGAACAGCGATGCTGACAGAGAAATCATGGATACAAAAAAGAGAAGGAGAAGAAACTTTACCCAGAGGCTTTTACTCATCTGCACTGCCGATAAACTTATAGCCCACACCATATACAGTGTTTACAAACAGAGGATTTCTGGGGTCATCTTCTATCTTTTGCCGTATATTCTTGATATGCGCATCGATACTTCGCTCATACCCCTCAAATTGATACCCCAGAGAAGTCTCTACGAGTTCTCCCCTTGAGAAAACCCTTCCGGGGGAGCCCGCAAGAACTGCCAGTATTTTGAATTCGGTGGGAGTGAGGGTAATGAGTTGACCCTTCTTCCTTATTTCATGGCTTCTTGCATCAATGATGAGAACTCCATTATTGAAACTCATCGTGCCCTGCACATCAGCATCATGTCCCTGTGCCCTTTTCAGCACCGCTTTCACTCTTGCAACCAGTTCCCTCGGGCTGAAAGGTTTTACGACATAATCGTCAGCACCGAGTGCAAAACCCGCTACCCTCTCCTCCTCGGAAGACTTTGCGGTAAGCATAATGACAGGGAAATTACCTATTTCTCTCAGTTCCTGGCAAACCGCCTCTCCGCTCATATCAGGAAGCATGAGGTCAAGGATCACGAGCGAAAAGGTTTCCTTCATCGCAAAATCAATCGCTTTCCTGCCTTCCTCAGCAGTGATTACCCTGAAGCCCTCCCCTTCAAGATATACCTTCACAACTTTTGCGATTTTACGGTCGTCTTCAACCACAAGAACAGGGTGTGCCATATCAATAATATTACCATATCCTCAGGGGCCCAAATAAATGCATCGCATTGGCATGATTTCCAATGGCATGATATCTTAAAAAAATTATATCCGGAACTTCTGAAGTCCTGAGATGATGAAATCATCCAGCCTTCGCGAATAGTTTATTTTATAAAGTTATTTACAACTAACTTTTAAATCTTGACATTTACCTGCTGATTTGCTATTTTTTCAATAAAAATAATGACTTTTTGCATTTTAGTAATATTTAACTTTAATTCGGAATAAGGATCTCATAATTTACGGAGGAACAATGAAAAAGAAGACAATCACTTCATGGCTAATGATTGCGGCAGTTATTCTGACCGCCGCTTTCAGTTGGTATGCAACAGCGCAGGCAGCATGTCCCGCAGGAATGATTCATTACTGGCAACTCAATGAAAACAGTCAGCCATATCTCGACTTTTACGGGATAAATAACGCTACCTGCACAAACTGCCCTGCGCCGTCTGCAGGAATCGTCAACGGTTCACAACTATTCAATGCTACATCTGAGGTAAATGCAGCCGATGACGGCACCTTTGACTGGGGCAACTCCCAGAGCTTTTCCGTGGAAGTGTGGATGAAGACTACAGGCTGCTCGGACACCGACGTGCTGGTCGGCAGGGATGACAGCGCCACCCCGGTTCACTGGTGGGTGGGATGCACCAACGGTATCGCAGAAGCATATCTCATCGATACCAACAACAACGGCTACGGCGTGGGGGGAACTACCCTCCTTACCGACAACAGCTGGCATCATCTCGTCTTTGTCAGGAATGCGGCTGCAAACACCATATCTCTCTATGTAGACGGGCAGCTCGAGGATTCGGTCAGCACCGCCTATACCGGAACCTTTAATTCCACCGCCGCCCTCAATTTCGGATGGATCAATCTTGGAGCCGGATACCATTTTGAAGGATACATTGATGAAATAGCCCTTTATAACGGAACCCTTTCTTCCGGCGAGATACTGCAACATTTCAACAACGGGATCAATGGGTTCAGCTATTGCGCTTCCACGGTTACCGGATCTGCCCCGGAAGGCCACGGCACTATATCATGTTCATCACCTGTTGAGTACGGCAATACTGCAACCTGCGCTATCACGCCTGATGCCCACTACCATCTGTCTTCCCTCACTGACAACGGTGCCGATGTACTTTCCTCCGTCGTGAGCGGTCAATATTCAATCAATAACGTGACAATCGATCACGCTGTAGTCGCCATCTTTTCTCTCAACACGTTCACTCTCTCTGCCTCCAGAACCGGAACAGGGAATGGGACAATCACCAGCAGTCCTTCCGGGATATCCTGCGGCAGCGACTGCTCAGAGATTTATCCTATGGGGACGATTGTAACTCTTACCGCAGCTGCTGATCCAGATTCAAATTTCGCAGGATGGTCCGGAAGCGGATGTACAGGCACAGGCACCTGCACTATTA from Nitrospirota bacterium encodes the following:
- a CDS encoding ATP-binding protein — its product is MSKSLWVKFLLLLFFVSMISLSASLFLREMIIEDFEEYLEGKTEDRIYRIMAAIEGSYEQHSGWNTESLREKAVWAVLLGYKIRIFDSGNKEMINTQSAVESMSPMMKRRIMAVSGYSHENNPSDDREYTSYPLFLGGKSIGQLDIKQVPSDVGQGKETIFLMRSNRFLLYSLFIIGGLSIILGLVFSKKLTDPIQQLTAAAKDISEGHIKRRVFVRGNDEIGRLAEAFNVMAANLEMQESLRKKLTSNIAHELRTPLSAIQGELEGMIDGLIKVDRERLLSLHEENNRLKKIIEGLEELSSAQASALELRRQTFAVKPFLGNIQERFKRMFSDKGVQLELKCENTLAFNADPDKLSQIMINLVMNALKATEKGGTVLIRAGLKGREGFIEVTDTGSGIKKEEMPFVFERFYKTLEGGLGLGLTIAKELAEAHGGRIECQSVYGKGSSFSLYLPLTQQ
- a CDS encoding IS1380 family transposase, producing MTECITKQLTFSFVKKQKITVDFEGGEITSDSGLLLVRQADKALQLIRGMANSITDRRDNRYTDHDLETLLRQRIYQIVAGYEDCNDANLVRKDPALKTACGRKPSDEDLGSQPTLSRFENSVTRNDLYRIGDYFVDLYICRNRKRKPKRIILDLDGTDDPTYGDQQLTFFHGYYDQYMYHPLVIYDADTGELITAVLRPGNKHASYGAVSILKRIIPKLKEAFPKAEIVIRGDAGFAIPDLYEYCESEKLKYVIGLIRNDVLERMIEALLNKAHEQYTETGQKQRMFQEGLYQAQSWPKDRRVIMKAEWLTQGPNSRFVVTNLSYEPKELYEFYTERGGTCEVRIDEFKNGLKADRLSCHRFGANQFRLFLHMAAYWLVLRLREALQKTEFASMQIQQLRLRLLKIGGQVIQTARRVWFRLASGYPWKNIFALAHNRLAADTT
- a CDS encoding LamG-like jellyroll fold domain-containing protein gives rise to the protein MKKKTITSWLMIAAVILTAAFSWYATAQAACPAGMIHYWQLNENSQPYLDFYGINNATCTNCPAPSAGIVNGSQLFNATSEVNAADDGTFDWGNSQSFSVEVWMKTTGCSDTDVLVGRDDSATPVHWWVGCTNGIAEAYLIDTNNNGYGVGGTTLLTDNSWHHLVFVRNAAANTISLYVDGQLEDSVSTAYTGTFNSTAALNFGWINLGAGYHFEGYIDEIALYNGTLSSGEILQHFNNGINGFSYCASTVTGSAPEGHGTISCSSPVEYGNTATCAITPDAHYHLSSLTDNGADVLSSVVSGQYSINNVTIDHAVVAIFSLNTFTLSASRTGTGNGTITSSPSGISCGSDCSEIYPMGTIVTLTAAADPDSNFAGWSGSGCTGTGTCTITINADRSVTGNFTLKDFTLSVSREGTGTGMITSSPSGISCGSDCSQAYFAGTVITLTAQEGPNSIFTGWSGGGCAGTDTCTFTLNSDLEITAHFISENDLFTLAIEKTGEGKGYVTSSDSLIDCDPFCSAHYQYGSEVTLTAVANQGSVFMGWSGGGCSGTDSCTITITHDNAVVAHFGIPANHFLLEVSVVPHNGGIIRGDSINCPGICSMSYQSGSGVVLSAEAQTGYYAFSHWDGCDSTYGNTCFVIMNSYRNVKASFHVMPVGYGPDLTGEWKSLSQKCSNSYDNMKCQIRGKLKITNIGNLNAKSSIVRFFLSEDSLHDPGDLYLKKTTSGKIRQGKSKTRTLSYRLPKGETVSGKYIIAVIDADGAIPEIEENNNIAVFGPLL
- a CDS encoding FKBP-type peptidyl-prolyl cis-trans isomerase, giving the protein MIKAKKGDIVMVHCTAKLEDGTVFVSTKDHKPLKFTLGEGSVLENVEKAVIGMNPGESKTTEIPVEKAFQPPWKVVEIERYKFPDWEPKLGQRLKIFKPDGRLIAARVSNVSDSMVALDFRRTFSGDVLLYDLKLEEIV
- a CDS encoding response regulator transcription factor, which produces MAHPVLVVEDDRKIAKVVKVYLEGEGFRVITAEEGRKAIDFAMKETFSLVILDLMLPDMSGEAVCQELREIGNFPVIMLTAKSSEEERVAGFALGADDYVVKPFSPRELVARVKAVLKRAQGHDADVQGTMSFNNGVLIIDARSHEIRKKGQLITLTPTEFKILAVLAGSPGRVFSRGELVETSLGYQFEGYERSIDAHIKNIRQKIEDDPRNPLFVNTVYGVGYKFIGSADE